A genomic window from Candidatus Kouleothrix ribensis includes:
- a CDS encoding DUF2330 domain-containing protein has product MRRRMLLLICLITLLLPAPAAWACGGLFCTTIPTDQAAERIIFAVNAGASTIDAYVQINYTGSPDQFAWVVPVPNPPTLGVVDMPLFTELDQLTQPNYIAPPLPDTCAIPMPAASSDGGVNVLGQGSVGPYDYAVVGSSDPQALVQWLRSNGYQITPPMEPLVAVYVQEKMDFLAMKLQPDKGTQDIQPIKMTYRSTKPMIPLRLTAVAANPDMGVLTWVLAQSQAEPENYKVMRVANDEIVFSLFSGNNYPALVSQHADEAGGRAFITEYAGPTSALRASDSALDALLRQYPYITRVYTRISPEEMTVDPVFRFNPALPDVSNIHDLRQDARLWDCENYANRASSRAAVVLDAVTGGRGSQLGTIALAAVLLLGLGFGAGRLMRRRR; this is encoded by the coding sequence ATGCGTCGACGAATGCTCCTGCTGATCTGTTTGATCACATTGCTGCTGCCCGCGCCGGCCGCGTGGGCCTGCGGCGGGCTGTTTTGCACCACCATCCCAACCGATCAAGCTGCCGAGCGGATCATCTTCGCGGTAAACGCGGGCGCCAGCACGATCGATGCCTACGTGCAGATCAACTATACCGGTAGCCCCGACCAGTTCGCATGGGTCGTGCCGGTGCCGAACCCACCCACGCTTGGCGTGGTCGATATGCCGCTGTTCACCGAACTCGACCAGCTGACCCAGCCCAATTATATTGCGCCGCCGCTGCCCGACACCTGCGCCATACCCATGCCGGCAGCCTCGTCGGACGGCGGGGTCAATGTGCTTGGCCAGGGTAGCGTTGGCCCATACGACTACGCGGTGGTCGGGTCGAGCGACCCGCAGGCGCTGGTGCAGTGGCTGCGCAGCAATGGCTACCAGATCACGCCGCCCATGGAACCGCTGGTGGCGGTGTATGTGCAGGAGAAGATGGACTTTCTGGCTATGAAGCTCCAGCCCGACAAAGGCACCCAGGACATCCAGCCGATCAAGATGACCTACCGCTCGACCAAGCCGATGATCCCGCTGCGGCTGACGGCAGTGGCGGCCAACCCCGACATGGGCGTGCTCACTTGGGTGCTGGCGCAATCGCAGGCCGAGCCCGAGAACTACAAGGTGATGCGGGTGGCCAACGACGAGATTGTGTTCTCGCTGTTCAGCGGCAATAACTACCCGGCGCTGGTATCGCAGCACGCCGATGAGGCCGGCGGCAGGGCGTTCATAACCGAATATGCCGGGCCAACCAGCGCCCTGCGCGCCAGCGACTCGGCGCTCGACGCGCTGCTGCGCCAGTACCCCTACATCACCCGCGTGTACACGCGCATCTCGCCCGAAGAGATGACGGTCGACCCGGTGTTCCGCTTCAACCCGGCGCTGCCCGATGTGTCGAATATCCACGATCTGCGCCAGGACGCGCGCCTGTGGGATTGCGAGAATTACGCGAATCGCGCCAGCAGCCGCGCCGCCGTGGTGCTCGATGCGGTGACCGGCGGGCGTGGCAGCCAGCTGGGTACGATCGCGCTGGCCGCCGTGCTGCTGCTGGGCCTGGGCTTTGGCGCCGGCAGGCTGATGCGCCGCAGGAGGTGA
- a CDS encoding helix-turn-helix domain-containing protein encodes MPHTLRIGIQIEHVDPFWVQVREVMWRRAQTLSAELIEINIQESHALSADEQAEVVEDLIVQELDALLCNTYPPSLLGHILDRGIPIIYVSEIALQRPRFTSRVGLYDAARMLGVFLHERLAGHGRLLIVGGHSQNEDTGQSRLDGFAAGLAGQPGYVFHYVPCEWNSATIGALVAQYLGEHPDLQLDAIFGLSDSLALTARDTAQAHGRIGPQTLILGINGDPLALAAIADGSMTATVETDVEDIATQAINLAHQAARGQPTPAHFQHRLHLISAENVADASMRRLLSLATLPTHLIEINRRNEQQRLVQLATNQAIDRQIGLILDEQQLSLAITALIRDSYGFDHARFLAWNPQTNQLTDVGATRHKAGLSTAPAGPLAYALAQNQLVFIPDTRASHRFAPDPAWPATSSRVVAPVRLGGQIIGLLDLHRHSTTHHTREELNGLQLLADRLGISVRNAELYSHELAARALAEKADQLKTRLLANVSHELRTPLNVILGYSSAALSTPNPYATELPAALIHDLQQVYHSGEHLIHVINDLLDLSRAEIDELDLFPEPINTSVFLADVFQGMANSAAHGDVQWRLELRTPLPLIQADPVRLRQILLNLLSNASKFTRYGTIVLGADLEPPHLHLWVGDTGAGIPIDLQTRIFEPFVTGGSGKRRQEGAGVGLGLSISRRLVALHGGSMSLESQPGCGSTFHIYLPLPSVSGQIVSIPAGARPTLVLLGGSEQPATQVAELCQRQGWGLAPLAPGDDLEALLSTIQPVSVAWNLEQASLRDWSLIQQIRSMPQLSQLPLIVYGQAQPTQAGLSAGLTSFLVKPLSRQSLIEGLNALRPAEADGSVLIVDDDPQALRMYQGIVAGALPNYSIYTADGGAAAIERLAAVPPSLVILDLMMPEIDGFAVIEHMRGQPQLRRVPVLVMSGRTLTFDDIRRLDHAFITFHSKAIISAEETAASLHRALSGADALPQQTSTLVKHALAYLQQYHSQPISRQELATAIGVSKDYLSHIFHQELGFSPWEYLNRYRIQQAKMLLRATNRSITEIATQVGFDDLSYFSRVFNKHTGCSPRAYREQSR; translated from the coding sequence ATGCCTCATACACTGCGGATCGGCATCCAGATCGAACATGTGGACCCATTCTGGGTGCAGGTGCGCGAGGTCATGTGGCGGCGCGCCCAGACACTCTCGGCTGAGCTGATTGAGATCAACATCCAGGAATCGCACGCGCTCTCGGCCGACGAGCAGGCCGAGGTGGTCGAAGACCTGATCGTGCAGGAGCTCGACGCGCTGCTCTGCAACACCTACCCGCCCAGCCTGCTCGGCCACATCCTCGATCGCGGCATCCCGATCATCTATGTCTCAGAGATCGCGCTCCAGCGCCCGCGCTTCACCTCGCGCGTGGGCCTGTACGATGCTGCGCGTATGCTTGGCGTGTTTCTGCACGAGCGGCTGGCCGGCCATGGCCGGCTGCTGATCGTCGGTGGGCACTCGCAGAACGAAGATACTGGCCAGAGCCGGCTCGACGGCTTCGCCGCCGGGCTGGCCGGCCAGCCGGGGTATGTGTTCCACTACGTGCCATGCGAGTGGAATAGCGCCACAATCGGCGCGCTCGTCGCACAGTACCTCGGCGAACACCCCGATCTACAGCTCGACGCAATCTTCGGCCTCTCCGACTCGCTGGCCCTGACGGCACGCGATACCGCCCAGGCCCATGGCCGGATCGGGCCGCAGACGCTCATCCTGGGAATCAACGGCGACCCACTGGCCCTGGCGGCGATTGCCGACGGCAGTATGACCGCCACAGTCGAGACGGATGTCGAAGACATCGCGACCCAGGCGATCAACCTGGCCCACCAGGCGGCGCGCGGCCAGCCTACGCCAGCCCATTTTCAGCACCGCCTGCACCTGATCAGCGCCGAGAATGTCGCCGATGCCTCGATGCGCCGCCTGCTCAGCCTGGCAACCCTGCCGACCCACCTGATCGAGATCAACCGGCGCAACGAGCAGCAGCGGCTCGTCCAACTCGCGACGAACCAGGCGATCGACCGGCAGATCGGCCTGATCCTCGACGAGCAGCAGCTCTCGCTGGCGATCACCGCGCTGATTCGCGACAGCTACGGCTTCGATCACGCGCGCTTCCTGGCCTGGAACCCGCAGACCAACCAGCTGACCGATGTTGGCGCTACGCGCCATAAGGCCGGCCTGTCCACCGCACCTGCAGGCCCGCTGGCCTACGCGCTGGCCCAGAATCAGCTGGTATTCATCCCCGATACACGCGCCAGCCATCGCTTTGCGCCCGACCCGGCCTGGCCCGCGACAAGCTCGCGCGTGGTGGCGCCCGTGCGCCTGGGCGGCCAGATCATCGGCCTGCTCGACCTGCACCGGCACAGCACGACCCACCACACCCGCGAAGAGCTGAACGGGCTGCAGTTGCTGGCCGATCGGCTGGGCATCTCGGTGCGCAACGCCGAGCTATACAGCCACGAGCTGGCGGCGCGCGCACTGGCCGAAAAAGCCGACCAGCTCAAAACGCGCCTGCTGGCAAATGTCAGCCACGAGCTACGCACACCGCTGAATGTGATCCTCGGCTACAGCTCGGCCGCGCTGAGCACACCAAACCCGTATGCCACCGAGCTACCGGCAGCGCTCATCCACGATCTACAGCAGGTCTACCACAGTGGCGAGCATCTCATCCACGTGATCAACGATCTGCTCGACCTATCGCGGGCCGAGATCGACGAGCTCGACCTGTTCCCCGAGCCGATCAACACCAGCGTGTTTCTCGCTGATGTATTCCAGGGCATGGCCAATAGCGCCGCACACGGCGATGTACAGTGGCGGCTCGAGCTGCGCACCCCGCTACCACTCATCCAGGCCGACCCGGTACGGCTGCGCCAGATCCTGCTGAATCTGCTCAGCAACGCCAGCAAATTCACGCGCTACGGCACGATCGTGCTGGGCGCCGACCTGGAGCCGCCTCACCTGCACCTGTGGGTCGGCGATACCGGCGCGGGCATCCCGATCGACCTGCAAACGCGCATCTTCGAGCCATTCGTCACCGGCGGCTCCGGCAAGCGCCGCCAAGAGGGCGCGGGCGTTGGGCTGGGCCTGAGCATCAGCCGCCGGCTGGTGGCGTTGCATGGCGGCAGTATGTCGCTCGAGAGCCAGCCCGGCTGTGGCAGCACCTTCCACATCTACCTGCCGCTGCCGAGCGTGAGCGGCCAGATCGTGAGCATACCGGCCGGTGCGCGGCCAACCCTGGTGCTGCTGGGAGGCTCTGAGCAGCCGGCAACCCAGGTAGCCGAGCTGTGCCAGCGCCAGGGCTGGGGCCTGGCCCCACTGGCGCCTGGCGATGATCTAGAAGCGCTGTTGAGCACAATCCAGCCGGTGTCGGTGGCCTGGAATCTCGAGCAAGCCAGCCTGCGCGACTGGAGCTTGATCCAGCAGATCCGCAGCATGCCCCAGCTGAGCCAGCTACCGCTGATTGTGTATGGCCAGGCCCAGCCAACTCAGGCTGGCCTCTCGGCCGGCCTGACCAGCTTCCTGGTGAAGCCACTGAGCCGGCAATCGCTGATCGAGGGGCTCAACGCGCTGCGCCCGGCCGAGGCCGACGGCAGCGTGCTGATCGTCGACGACGACCCGCAGGCCCTGCGCATGTACCAGGGCATCGTCGCCGGCGCACTACCGAATTACAGCATCTACACCGCCGACGGCGGCGCAGCGGCGATCGAGCGGCTCGCGGCCGTGCCACCCAGCCTGGTAATCCTCGACCTGATGATGCCCGAGATCGACGGCTTCGCAGTGATCGAGCACATGCGCGGCCAGCCGCAGCTACGCCGCGTGCCGGTGCTGGTGATGAGCGGTCGCACGCTCACATTCGACGACATTCGCAGGCTCGATCACGCATTCATCACATTCCACAGCAAAGCGATTATCTCGGCCGAAGAGACGGCGGCCTCGCTGCACCGCGCGCTATCGGGCGCCGATGCGCTGCCACAGCAAACCAGCACGCTCGTCAAGCATGCGCTGGCCTACCTGCAGCAGTACCACAGCCAGCCGATCTCGCGCCAGGAACTGGCAACCGCGATCGGCGTCAGCAAAGACTACCTCAGCCACATCTTCCACCAGGAGCTGGGCTTCTCACCCTGGGAATATCTGAACCGCTACCGCATCCAGCAGGCCAAAATGCTGCTGCGCGCAACCAACCGCAGCATCACCGAGATCGCCACGCAGGTCGGCTTCGACGACCTCTCGTACTTCAGCCGGGTGTTCAACAAGCACACCGGCTGCTCGCCACGCGCCTACCGCGAGCAGTCGCGCTGA
- a CDS encoding response regulator, which yields MTAVEQAILIVDNDRSTRELYQRVLSQTYQVYTAGDEQDILDLVHRHSIQAVVLEPGLPNGRGWNLATELKHDPVARAIPIIICTTQDERRCGHALGAAVYLVKPVLPALLLQALQQII from the coding sequence ATGACAGCTGTAGAACAGGCGATCCTGATCGTCGACAACGATCGATCGACTCGCGAGCTGTACCAGCGCGTGCTGAGCCAGACCTACCAGGTGTACACGGCCGGCGACGAGCAAGACATCCTGGATCTCGTGCATCGGCACAGCATTCAGGCGGTGGTGCTCGAGCCAGGGCTGCCCAACGGGCGTGGCTGGAACCTGGCCACCGAGCTCAAGCACGACCCGGTTGCACGCGCCATTCCGATCATCATCTGCACGACACAAGACGAGCGCCGCTGCGGGCATGCGCTTGGCGCGGCGGTGTACCTGGTCAAGCCGGTGCTGCCGGCACTGCTGCTCCAGGCGCTCCAGCAGATCATCTAG
- a CDS encoding sugar ABC transporter permease: MSNRTDALAARSASARPAWLKGWLSSETWLAWLFILPSMIGFIMFVGVPAIRGVFISFTNWDLLSTPKVVGFANYQKLFRDPQFWQALRVTLYYVLLNIPLQTALAVGLAVLMDRLTQSILVRGALVLPWLIPNVVVALLWLWMLDPQLGVVNQILGVFGISRQPFLGSVNQSMPSIAWINIWRHAGYTALLIFAGLQTIPKDVYEAAAIDGATERRMFWSITIPLLRPVLVFVLVTTVIGSFQIFDTIAITTKGGPVNATRVIFWYIYEFAFNRFQMGYAMAAAVILFLILITITIVQMRYLRSGESDMA, translated from the coding sequence ATGAGCAATCGCACGGATGCGCTGGCGGCGCGCAGCGCCAGTGCGCGGCCGGCCTGGCTGAAAGGCTGGCTGTCGAGTGAAACCTGGCTGGCCTGGCTATTCATCTTGCCCAGCATGATCGGTTTCATCATGTTTGTTGGGGTGCCGGCGATACGTGGTGTATTCATCAGCTTCACCAACTGGGATCTGCTCAGCACGCCGAAGGTTGTCGGCTTCGCGAACTATCAAAAACTCTTTCGCGATCCGCAGTTCTGGCAGGCGCTGCGCGTCACGCTCTACTACGTGCTGCTGAATATCCCGCTCCAGACGGCCCTCGCGGTTGGGCTGGCGGTGCTGATGGACCGCCTGACCCAATCGATCCTTGTCCGTGGTGCGCTGGTGTTGCCCTGGCTCATCCCCAATGTGGTGGTCGCGCTGCTATGGCTATGGATGCTCGACCCGCAGCTCGGTGTCGTCAACCAGATCCTCGGCGTGTTCGGCATCTCGCGCCAGCCATTCCTCGGCTCAGTCAATCAATCCATGCCCTCGATCGCCTGGATCAATATCTGGCGCCACGCCGGCTACACCGCACTGCTGATCTTCGCGGGGCTGCAAACCATCCCGAAAGATGTGTACGAAGCCGCCGCGATCGACGGCGCGACCGAGCGGCGCATGTTCTGGTCGATCACCATCCCGCTGCTGCGCCCGGTGCTGGTGTTCGTGCTGGTAACCACTGTAATCGGCTCGTTCCAGATCTTCGACACGATCGCGATTACCACCAAGGGCGGCCCGGTCAATGCCACCCGCGTGATCTTCTGGTATATCTACGAATTCGCGTTCAACCGCTTCCAGATGGGCTACGCAATGGCGGCAGCGGTGATACTGTTCCTGATTCTGATCACGATCACGATCGTACAGATGCGCTACCTGCGCTCAGGCGAATCCGACATGGCATAG
- a CDS encoding carbohydrate ABC transporter permease — MATNASALTIAGQRKKRLSIGRILAWAGLCFAIVVVLIPFYWVVRTALATKTELYANPAQITPPGFTFENFARVLGQVSAADAIAAGGSGQTLHFWLYLRNSVIVTGLTVVGQVFFSALAAYAFARLYFPLRDKIFFLYIIALMIPGIVTLIPNYIMIRNLNWLNTFQGIVAPAFLMSPFAVFFLRQFFLGINREVEEAAKIDGASLFSIFWKIILPVSGPPLATLGILTWIGTWNEYLWPLLIGPDEQVRVLTVALGVFRSQTPQGAPDWGGLMAGAVLSILPSIALFLILGRKAINSIQFSGYK; from the coding sequence ATGGCGACAAATGCTTCGGCACTCACGATTGCGGGCCAGCGCAAAAAACGGCTATCGATCGGCCGGATACTGGCCTGGGCCGGGTTATGCTTCGCGATTGTGGTGGTCTTGATTCCGTTCTACTGGGTTGTGCGTACCGCCCTGGCCACCAAAACCGAGCTATATGCCAACCCGGCCCAGATCACGCCGCCTGGCTTTACCTTCGAGAACTTCGCGCGCGTGCTCGGGCAGGTGAGCGCCGCCGACGCGATTGCCGCCGGCGGATCGGGCCAGACGCTACACTTCTGGCTGTACCTGCGCAACTCGGTGATCGTCACCGGGCTCACGGTGGTGGGGCAGGTGTTCTTCAGCGCGCTGGCGGCCTATGCCTTTGCGCGGCTCTACTTCCCGCTGCGCGATAAGATCTTCTTCCTGTATATCATCGCGCTGATGATCCCCGGTATCGTTACACTGATCCCGAACTATATTATGATCCGCAACTTGAACTGGCTGAACACCTTTCAGGGCATTGTCGCGCCTGCGTTCCTGATGTCGCCCTTTGCGGTGTTCTTCCTGCGCCAGTTCTTTCTGGGGATCAACCGCGAGGTCGAAGAGGCCGCCAAGATCGACGGCGCCAGCCTGTTCAGCATTTTCTGGAAGATCATCCTGCCAGTCAGCGGCCCGCCCCTGGCGACACTCGGCATCCTGACCTGGATCGGCACCTGGAATGAGTACCTGTGGCCGCTGCTGATCGGGCCAGACGAGCAGGTGCGCGTGCTGACGGTGGCGCTGGGCGTGTTCCGCTCGCAGACGCCGCAGGGCGCACCCGACTGGGGTGGCCTGATGGCCGGCGCGGTGCTGAGCATCCTGCCGAGTATCGCGCTCTTCCTGATCCTCGGCCGTAAAGCGATCAACTCGATCCAGTTCAGCGGCTATAAATAA
- a CDS encoding sugar ABC transporter substrate-binding protein codes for MQQKKRTFAAVVFALISLILAACGGAAAPAAPAADAPTTAAAPAGGVEIRYQLWDANQQPAYQACADEFHKQNPNISVKIEQLGWNDYWSGIQTGMVGGTAPDVFTDHLAKFPEFAAKNQLVDIQPLVEKDKVDLNVYIKGLADLWGRDGKRYGLPKDWDTISVIYNADMLAKAGIDPASLNDLSWNAQDGGSFGELIAKLTLDSNGKNGLDPAFDKIKVTQYGFIPQGAGGFSGQTQWSMFAVSNGFKFTDGPWTSKYYYDDPKLAETLQWYADLNLVKGYAPPNADVSSLGAATLFQSGKGALTTDGSWMIGDYLKNSKFKVGFSALPKGPQGRKSMFNGLADSIWVGTKHPDEAWAWVKFAASKTCADIVGAMGVVFPAQQSGVEASLAKRKADGVDVTAFTNQALDPNGTFLFPITDHGAEISTIMDPVMTSIMLGEAKAADALQEANKQVNALFQ; via the coding sequence ATGCAGCAAAAGAAGCGTACATTCGCGGCGGTCGTCTTCGCGCTCATCAGCCTGATCCTGGCGGCATGCGGCGGCGCCGCAGCCCCGGCCGCCCCGGCGGCAGACGCCCCAACCACCGCTGCCGCCCCGGCCGGTGGTGTCGAGATTCGCTACCAGCTGTGGGACGCCAACCAGCAGCCGGCCTACCAGGCTTGCGCCGACGAATTTCACAAGCAGAATCCGAACATTTCGGTGAAGATCGAGCAGCTGGGCTGGAACGATTACTGGAGTGGCATCCAGACTGGTATGGTCGGCGGTACGGCGCCTGATGTTTTCACCGACCATCTGGCCAAGTTCCCCGAGTTCGCGGCCAAGAACCAGCTGGTCGACATCCAACCGCTGGTCGAGAAGGACAAGGTCGACCTGAACGTCTACATCAAGGGCCTGGCCGACCTGTGGGGCCGCGATGGCAAGCGCTACGGCCTGCCCAAGGACTGGGACACCATCTCGGTGATCTATAACGCCGACATGCTCGCCAAGGCCGGCATCGACCCGGCCTCGTTGAACGACCTGAGCTGGAACGCGCAGGATGGCGGCAGCTTCGGCGAGCTGATCGCTAAGCTCACGCTCGACTCGAACGGCAAGAACGGCCTCGACCCGGCCTTCGACAAGATCAAGGTCACACAGTATGGCTTCATCCCGCAGGGCGCGGGCGGCTTCTCGGGCCAGACGCAGTGGAGCATGTTTGCCGTCAGCAACGGCTTCAAATTCACCGACGGCCCCTGGACCAGCAAGTACTACTACGACGACCCCAAACTGGCCGAGACGCTGCAGTGGTACGCCGACCTGAACCTGGTGAAGGGCTACGCGCCACCGAACGCCGACGTATCGAGCCTGGGCGCCGCTACGCTGTTCCAGTCGGGCAAGGGCGCGCTGACCACCGACGGCTCGTGGATGATCGGCGACTACCTGAAGAACTCGAAGTTCAAGGTCGGCTTCTCGGCGCTGCCGAAGGGTCCCCAGGGCCGCAAGAGCATGTTCAACGGCCTGGCCGACTCGATCTGGGTTGGCACCAAGCACCCCGACGAGGCCTGGGCCTGGGTTAAGTTTGCTGCCTCGAAGACCTGCGCCGATATCGTGGGCGCGATGGGTGTGGTATTCCCAGCCCAGCAATCGGGGGTCGAGGCTTCGCTGGCCAAGCGCAAGGCCGACGGCGTAGACGTGACTGCATTCACCAATCAGGCGCTCGACCCGAACGGCACGTTCCTGTTCCCGATCACCGACCACGGCGCCGAGATCTCGACGATTATGGACCCGGTGATGACCAGCATCATGCTGGGCGAGGCCAAGGCCGCCGACGCGCTGCAGGAGGCCAACAAGCAAGTAAACGCACTCTTCCAGTAA